From one Labeo rohita strain BAU-BD-2019 chromosome 8, IGBB_LRoh.1.0, whole genome shotgun sequence genomic stretch:
- the ubap2b gene encoding ubiquitin-associated protein 2b isoform X1 has translation MMTSVVTDAARGNRDRALPQTTHTSQKQIQATAEQMRLAQVIYDKNDADFEGKVQQLMEVTGKNQDECMVALHDCNGDVNRAINFLLEEATVKDSWETVGKKKSVGKEGTAPENREKRGEREGRGRGGPNRRGRGASHNQEGRSEENGFDSAPGEKGGDRGRRGRGRGVGSRGRGRGAGMSRFSQGMGRTFNPADYTGPAEAGEAGNETTEGAGAWKDSMEDWAAEDWNEDLSETKVFTASYALGSKNHVQPGQGMDIGSLLPKVAEGDSELAGLELSSPDTLTQSLVFTNSQQHATRTHTHSYASAAAGTYAHAASSMLGSRLPQNDVQKMEPISTPRIAPLSNQISGALSNSAASVESTAPVPLETAPVTLNEPKEIPVTASQLDLKAQPEPSPILGRLTQHQNAALQSDLPAQARDPAPLPPHDGPSPTLKPHCEAVVTTPEPPQPRNVRPQRRRAPPPSKIPSSAVEMPGSADVSGLNVQFGALDFGSESTVESLNQSGSSCQEPVATPQTQSSLYSKPTAISESLGGLPPTVMESSYPSVSLGLPSTTAPPVLAPSSASRVESSATTPLSNGFSEMRTSSAQEAAPSSTPQPVSTTLPTENGLSSSSLSSSSSSTAAPALSTALPSLSSHVSSINSPGSSAPTSSSLSTQMSTDMNVSLSTYSGSVSSVSSSAVSSNGLSAGTQSLTANGASAPSAVRSAPLQTNITPSNTSGKAPPNLAQGVPPLLASQYIMGPGGLLPAYPPIYGYEDLQMMQSRLPMDYYGMTFPGTALAGRDGGLANNPYSGEPTKFGRSDSNSPAPATSLSSVPPSQSQQSAVPPQNQGPQNPGQAQQGQTQAFLNPALPPGYGYTSLPYYPGVPGVPSAFQYGPTVFMPPASTKQHSMGPSSQYQHQAGYSQHTYGPGFDELSQAHGGDYGKGGYGGSSQSQAKSVSNSSGKAPGLSGSASSELAGAVYSKSQSYDKQGFPTAAGPAFSLPSALGGTGPLNPTGAPGYAPAPFLHILPHQQPPSQLLHHHMAQDTQGQRGQSNSMQKSQGKSNYSSSPYWAN, from the exons ATGATGACTTCAGTGGTCACTGATGCTGCCAGGGGCAATCGGGACAGAGCCCTACCACAAACCACACACACCTCACAGAAACAGATACAG GCCACAGCCGAACAGATGCGACTCGCCCAGGtgatttatgacaaaaatgatGCTGATTTTGAGGGCAAAGTCCAGCAG CTCATGGAGGTTACAGGCAAAAATCAGGATGAGTGCATGGTGGCCCTTCACGACTGCAATGGGGATGTCAACAGGGCTATCAACTTCCTGCTGGAAGAGGCCACTGTCAAG GACTCATGGGAGACCGTTGGCAAGAAGAAAAGTGTTGGAAAAGAAGGGACAGCTCCAGAGAACAGGGAGAAAAGAGGAGAAAGGGAAGGCAGAGGCCGCGGGGGTCCAAATAGACGTGGCCGAGGGGCCAGCCACAACCAGGAAG GGCGGTCGGAAGAGAACGGGTTTGATTCAGCTCCAGGAGAGAAAGGAGGAGACCGCGGACGCAGAGGAAGAGGGAGAG GTGTAGGAAGCCGAGGAAGAGGCAGAGGAGCTGGAATGAGCAGGTTCTCTCAGGGAATGGG TAGGACGTTTAACCCTGCTGACTACACCGGCCCTGCTGAGGCAGGGGAGGCTGGAAATGAGACTACTGAAGGAGCAG GAGCCTGGAAGGACAGTATGGAAGATTGGGCGGCCGAAGACTGGAATGAAGAT CTATCTGAGACCAAAGTGTTCACTGCTTCTTATGCGCTTGGCTCCAAGAACCACGTGCAGCCTGGACAGGG GATGGATATCGGCTCTCTGTTGCCTAAGGTGGCTGAGGGCGACTCTGAGCTGGCCGGATTGGAGCTGTCATCCCCAGACACTCTCACCCAGAGCTTGGTGTTCACCAACTCTCAGCAGCACGCCAcccgaacacacacacacagctatgCTTCTGCTGCTGCTGGCACTTATGCACATGCCGCATCG TCCATGTTGGGATCCAGGCTTCCCCAGAATGATGTACAGAAAATGGAGCCAATCAGCACACCCCGAATCGCCCCTCTGTCCAATCAGATTTCAGGGGCCCTGAGCAATAGCGCTGCATCTGTTGAATCCACTGCTCCAGTGCCTCTCGAAACTGCCCCCGTGACCCTGAATGAACCCAAGGAGATCCCTGTTACAGCAAGTCAAC tGGACTTAAAGGCCCAACCCGAACCGTCCCCCATCCTCGGTCGTCTGACCCAGCATCAAAATGCAGCACTCCAGTCGGACCTGCCGGCTCAGGCCCGAGACCCCGCCCCACTTCCCCCACACGATGGGCCTTCTCCGACACTGAAACCCCACTGTGAGGCTGTCGTCACCACGCCAGAGCCGCCACAACCCAGAAACGTCAGACCACAGAGACGGAGAGCGCCACCTCCCTCTAAG ATCCCATCTTCAGCAGTAGAGATGCCAGGCTCTGCTGATGTGTCTGGGCTGAACGTGCAGTTTGGTGCACTGGATTTTGGATCTGAGTCCACTGTGGAGAGTCTCAACCAATCAGGAAGTAGCTGTCAGGAACCTGTGGCCACTCCTCAAACACAGAGCAGCCTGTACTCCAAACCCACCGCCATCAG tgAGTCTCTAGGTGGCTTGCCTCCAACAGTAATGGAGTCCAGTTATCCATCAGTGTCTCTTGGTTTACCAAGCACTACTGCCCCTCCTGTCTTGGCTCCATCTTCAGCTAGCAGAGTGGAATCATCCGCCACCACCCCTCTCAGT AATGGATTCAGTGAAATGAGGACGTCCAGCGCACAGGAAG CTGCTCCATCCAGCACCCCTCAGCCTGTATCCACCACTCTGCCCACAGAGAACGGTTTGTCGTCTTCATCCCTCTCATCTTCCTCCTCTTCAACAGCAGCGCCTGCACTCAGCACAGCTCTTCCATCACTTAGCAG TCACGTGAGCAGCATTAACTCTCCTGGATCTTCTGCGCCCACCAGCTCTTCCCTGAGC ACGCAGATGAGCACTGACATGAATGTGAGCCTGTCCACGTACTCTGGCTCTGTGTCAAGCGTGTCCAGCTCGGCCGTCAGCTCCAACGGCCTGAGCGCTGGAACCCAGAGCCTCACCGCTAATGGCGCATCCGCTCCCTCTGCTGTCCGTTCTGCACCGCTGCAGACCAACATCACACCCTCCAACACCTCTG GTAAAGCTCCTCCTAACCTGGCTCAAGGAGTACCGCCGCTGCTGGCCAGTCAGTATATCATGGGTCCTGGTGGCCTCCTTCCTGCTTACCCG CCAATCTATGGATATGAGGACCTACAGATGATGCAGTCCCGCCTGCCCATG GATTATTATGGCATGACTTTCCCTGGTACAGCGCTAGCTGGCAGAGATGGAGGATTAGCAAACAATCCCTACTCAG GTGAGCCTACCAAATTTGGCCGCAGCGACTCAAACTCCCCAGCCCCCGCCACTAGTCTCTCTTCAGTGCCCCCCTCACAGTCTCAACAGAGCGCGGTCCCCCCTCAAAATCAGGGGCCGCAGAACCCAGGTCAAGCCCAACAGGGTCAGACCCAGGCTTTCCTCAACCCCGCTCTGCCTCCAGGTTACGGCTATACCAGCCTGCCCTACTACCCCGGGGTCCCGGGAGTGCCCAGTGCCTTCCAGTACGGCCCCACTGTCTTCATGCCTCCAGCATCCACAAAGCAGCACAGCATGGGCCCATCCAGCCAGTACCAACACCAGGCCGGATACAGCCAGCACACGTATGGCCCAG GTTTTGATGAGCTGTCCCAGGCTCATGGTGGAGATTATGGGAAAGGAGGATATGGAGGAAGCTCCCAGTCCCAGGCCAAATCAGTGAGCAACAGCTCAGGAAAAG CACCAGGTCTGTCTGGATCTGCAAGTTCAGAGCTTGCTGGAGCAGTGTACAGCAAGTCCCAG TCATATGACAAGCAGGGTTTCCCCACAGCAGCTGGTCCCGCATTCAGCCTGCCCTCAGCTCTGGGAGGAACCGGCCCGCTTAACCCCACAGGTGCCCCTGGATACGCCCCCGCACCCTTCCTTCATATACTGCCCCATCAGCAGCCCCCCTCACAGTTACTGCACCACCACATGGCTCAAGACACACAG GGCCAACGTGGTCAGTCCAACAGCATGCAGAAGAGTCAGGGCAAGTCCAACTACAGCAGCTCTCCATACTGGGCTAACTGA
- the ubap2b gene encoding ubiquitin-associated protein 2b isoform X2 has protein sequence MMTSVVTDAARGNRDRALPQTTHTSQKQIQATAEQMRLAQVIYDKNDADFEGKVQQLMEVTGKNQDECMVALHDCNGDVNRAINFLLEEATVKDSWETVGKKKSVGKEGTAPENREKRGEREGRGRGGPNRRGRGASHNQEGRSEENGFDSAPGEKGGDRGRRGRGRGVGSRGRGRGAGMSRFSQGMGTFNPADYTGPAEAGEAGNETTEGAGAWKDSMEDWAAEDWNEDLSETKVFTASYALGSKNHVQPGQGMDIGSLLPKVAEGDSELAGLELSSPDTLTQSLVFTNSQQHATRTHTHSYASAAAGTYAHAASSMLGSRLPQNDVQKMEPISTPRIAPLSNQISGALSNSAASVESTAPVPLETAPVTLNEPKEIPVTASQLDLKAQPEPSPILGRLTQHQNAALQSDLPAQARDPAPLPPHDGPSPTLKPHCEAVVTTPEPPQPRNVRPQRRRAPPPSKIPSSAVEMPGSADVSGLNVQFGALDFGSESTVESLNQSGSSCQEPVATPQTQSSLYSKPTAISESLGGLPPTVMESSYPSVSLGLPSTTAPPVLAPSSASRVESSATTPLSNGFSEMRTSSAQEAAPSSTPQPVSTTLPTENGLSSSSLSSSSSSTAAPALSTALPSLSSHVSSINSPGSSAPTSSSLSTQMSTDMNVSLSTYSGSVSSVSSSAVSSNGLSAGTQSLTANGASAPSAVRSAPLQTNITPSNTSGKAPPNLAQGVPPLLASQYIMGPGGLLPAYPPIYGYEDLQMMQSRLPMDYYGMTFPGTALAGRDGGLANNPYSGEPTKFGRSDSNSPAPATSLSSVPPSQSQQSAVPPQNQGPQNPGQAQQGQTQAFLNPALPPGYGYTSLPYYPGVPGVPSAFQYGPTVFMPPASTKQHSMGPSSQYQHQAGYSQHTYGPGFDELSQAHGGDYGKGGYGGSSQSQAKSVSNSSGKAPGLSGSASSELAGAVYSKSQSYDKQGFPTAAGPAFSLPSALGGTGPLNPTGAPGYAPAPFLHILPHQQPPSQLLHHHMAQDTQGQRGQSNSMQKSQGKSNYSSSPYWAN, from the exons ATGATGACTTCAGTGGTCACTGATGCTGCCAGGGGCAATCGGGACAGAGCCCTACCACAAACCACACACACCTCACAGAAACAGATACAG GCCACAGCCGAACAGATGCGACTCGCCCAGGtgatttatgacaaaaatgatGCTGATTTTGAGGGCAAAGTCCAGCAG CTCATGGAGGTTACAGGCAAAAATCAGGATGAGTGCATGGTGGCCCTTCACGACTGCAATGGGGATGTCAACAGGGCTATCAACTTCCTGCTGGAAGAGGCCACTGTCAAG GACTCATGGGAGACCGTTGGCAAGAAGAAAAGTGTTGGAAAAGAAGGGACAGCTCCAGAGAACAGGGAGAAAAGAGGAGAAAGGGAAGGCAGAGGCCGCGGGGGTCCAAATAGACGTGGCCGAGGGGCCAGCCACAACCAGGAAG GGCGGTCGGAAGAGAACGGGTTTGATTCAGCTCCAGGAGAGAAAGGAGGAGACCGCGGACGCAGAGGAAGAGGGAGAG GTGTAGGAAGCCGAGGAAGAGGCAGAGGAGCTGGAATGAGCAGGTTCTCTCAGGGAATGGG GACGTTTAACCCTGCTGACTACACCGGCCCTGCTGAGGCAGGGGAGGCTGGAAATGAGACTACTGAAGGAGCAG GAGCCTGGAAGGACAGTATGGAAGATTGGGCGGCCGAAGACTGGAATGAAGAT CTATCTGAGACCAAAGTGTTCACTGCTTCTTATGCGCTTGGCTCCAAGAACCACGTGCAGCCTGGACAGGG GATGGATATCGGCTCTCTGTTGCCTAAGGTGGCTGAGGGCGACTCTGAGCTGGCCGGATTGGAGCTGTCATCCCCAGACACTCTCACCCAGAGCTTGGTGTTCACCAACTCTCAGCAGCACGCCAcccgaacacacacacacagctatgCTTCTGCTGCTGCTGGCACTTATGCACATGCCGCATCG TCCATGTTGGGATCCAGGCTTCCCCAGAATGATGTACAGAAAATGGAGCCAATCAGCACACCCCGAATCGCCCCTCTGTCCAATCAGATTTCAGGGGCCCTGAGCAATAGCGCTGCATCTGTTGAATCCACTGCTCCAGTGCCTCTCGAAACTGCCCCCGTGACCCTGAATGAACCCAAGGAGATCCCTGTTACAGCAAGTCAAC tGGACTTAAAGGCCCAACCCGAACCGTCCCCCATCCTCGGTCGTCTGACCCAGCATCAAAATGCAGCACTCCAGTCGGACCTGCCGGCTCAGGCCCGAGACCCCGCCCCACTTCCCCCACACGATGGGCCTTCTCCGACACTGAAACCCCACTGTGAGGCTGTCGTCACCACGCCAGAGCCGCCACAACCCAGAAACGTCAGACCACAGAGACGGAGAGCGCCACCTCCCTCTAAG ATCCCATCTTCAGCAGTAGAGATGCCAGGCTCTGCTGATGTGTCTGGGCTGAACGTGCAGTTTGGTGCACTGGATTTTGGATCTGAGTCCACTGTGGAGAGTCTCAACCAATCAGGAAGTAGCTGTCAGGAACCTGTGGCCACTCCTCAAACACAGAGCAGCCTGTACTCCAAACCCACCGCCATCAG tgAGTCTCTAGGTGGCTTGCCTCCAACAGTAATGGAGTCCAGTTATCCATCAGTGTCTCTTGGTTTACCAAGCACTACTGCCCCTCCTGTCTTGGCTCCATCTTCAGCTAGCAGAGTGGAATCATCCGCCACCACCCCTCTCAGT AATGGATTCAGTGAAATGAGGACGTCCAGCGCACAGGAAG CTGCTCCATCCAGCACCCCTCAGCCTGTATCCACCACTCTGCCCACAGAGAACGGTTTGTCGTCTTCATCCCTCTCATCTTCCTCCTCTTCAACAGCAGCGCCTGCACTCAGCACAGCTCTTCCATCACTTAGCAG TCACGTGAGCAGCATTAACTCTCCTGGATCTTCTGCGCCCACCAGCTCTTCCCTGAGC ACGCAGATGAGCACTGACATGAATGTGAGCCTGTCCACGTACTCTGGCTCTGTGTCAAGCGTGTCCAGCTCGGCCGTCAGCTCCAACGGCCTGAGCGCTGGAACCCAGAGCCTCACCGCTAATGGCGCATCCGCTCCCTCTGCTGTCCGTTCTGCACCGCTGCAGACCAACATCACACCCTCCAACACCTCTG GTAAAGCTCCTCCTAACCTGGCTCAAGGAGTACCGCCGCTGCTGGCCAGTCAGTATATCATGGGTCCTGGTGGCCTCCTTCCTGCTTACCCG CCAATCTATGGATATGAGGACCTACAGATGATGCAGTCCCGCCTGCCCATG GATTATTATGGCATGACTTTCCCTGGTACAGCGCTAGCTGGCAGAGATGGAGGATTAGCAAACAATCCCTACTCAG GTGAGCCTACCAAATTTGGCCGCAGCGACTCAAACTCCCCAGCCCCCGCCACTAGTCTCTCTTCAGTGCCCCCCTCACAGTCTCAACAGAGCGCGGTCCCCCCTCAAAATCAGGGGCCGCAGAACCCAGGTCAAGCCCAACAGGGTCAGACCCAGGCTTTCCTCAACCCCGCTCTGCCTCCAGGTTACGGCTATACCAGCCTGCCCTACTACCCCGGGGTCCCGGGAGTGCCCAGTGCCTTCCAGTACGGCCCCACTGTCTTCATGCCTCCAGCATCCACAAAGCAGCACAGCATGGGCCCATCCAGCCAGTACCAACACCAGGCCGGATACAGCCAGCACACGTATGGCCCAG GTTTTGATGAGCTGTCCCAGGCTCATGGTGGAGATTATGGGAAAGGAGGATATGGAGGAAGCTCCCAGTCCCAGGCCAAATCAGTGAGCAACAGCTCAGGAAAAG CACCAGGTCTGTCTGGATCTGCAAGTTCAGAGCTTGCTGGAGCAGTGTACAGCAAGTCCCAG TCATATGACAAGCAGGGTTTCCCCACAGCAGCTGGTCCCGCATTCAGCCTGCCCTCAGCTCTGGGAGGAACCGGCCCGCTTAACCCCACAGGTGCCCCTGGATACGCCCCCGCACCCTTCCTTCATATACTGCCCCATCAGCAGCCCCCCTCACAGTTACTGCACCACCACATGGCTCAAGACACACAG GGCCAACGTGGTCAGTCCAACAGCATGCAGAAGAGTCAGGGCAAGTCCAACTACAGCAGCTCTCCATACTGGGCTAACTGA